A single Arachidicoccus sp. BS20 DNA region contains:
- the rplI gene encoding 50S ribosomal protein L9: MQVILIQDVDNLGAANELVTVKNGYARNYLIPQKFAIEASPSNLKQLEEKLKVKAKKEAALLAEINKVIDVLKASPVKLVAKTGTTGKIFGSITTLQIARAIREQKGYDIDRKRIAIVEEVKELGVHKATIDFGNGNVTEIEFEVVGE, translated from the coding sequence ATGCAAGTAATTTTAATTCAGGATGTAGATAATTTAGGCGCAGCCAACGAGCTGGTAACTGTAAAAAATGGTTATGCCCGCAACTATCTTATTCCACAAAAATTTGCTATTGAAGCAAGTCCTTCCAACCTGAAACAATTGGAAGAAAAACTAAAAGTAAAAGCTAAGAAAGAGGCTGCTTTGTTGGCGGAAATCAATAAAGTAATCGATGTATTAAAAGCATCTCCGGTTAAGCTGGTTGCAAAAACGGGAACTACCGGAAAAATCTTCGGCAGCATTACTACTTTGCAAATTGCACGCGCTATTCGTGAGCAAAAGGGTTATGACATAGACCGCAAGCGCATCGCAATAGTGGAAGAAGTTAAAGAACTTGGTGTGCACAAAGCAACTATTGATTTTGGTAACGGCAACGTAACTGAAATTGAATTTGAAGTTGTAGGCGAATAA
- the rpsR gene encoding 30S ribosomal protein S18: MARTNEIKYLTAIKQDKVKKKFCRFKKYGIRYIDYKDTEFLKKFINEQGKLLPRRITGNSLKYQRKVSDAVKKARQMALLPYVADLLK; encoded by the coding sequence ATGGCAAGAACAAATGAAATAAAATACCTGACTGCGATTAAACAGGATAAGGTTAAGAAGAAATTCTGTCGTTTTAAAAAATACGGTATCCGCTATATTGACTATAAAGACACAGAGTTTTTGAAAAAATTCATCAACGAGCAAGGTAAATTGTTGCCTCGCCGCATTACAGGAAACAGCCTGAAATACCAGCGCAAAGTTTCCGATGCTGTAAAGAAAGCTCGTCAAATGGCTTTGTTGCCTTACGTGGCAGACCTTTTGAAATAG
- the rpsF gene encoding 30S ribosomal protein S6 encodes MNNYELMVIFTPVLSEDEFKAAQKKYTDFVTENGGTITHSNPWGLKSLAYPIQKKTTAIYWVLEYSAPSDFNEKLKVQFLRDDQVLRHLITALDKYAVEYNAKKRSGVPTGNEKAVEA; translated from the coding sequence ATGAACAATTACGAATTGATGGTGATTTTTACCCCTGTGCTTTCTGAAGACGAATTTAAAGCGGCTCAGAAAAAGTACACCGACTTTGTTACAGAAAACGGTGGAACTATCACGCACAGCAACCCTTGGGGACTAAAATCACTGGCGTATCCTATCCAGAAAAAAACCACAGCTATTTACTGGGTTTTGGAATATAGTGCGCCATCCGACTTCAATGAGAAGCTGAAAGTTCAGTTTCTGCGCGACGACCAGGTTCTTCGCCATTTAATCACTGCACTCGACAAATACGCCGTTGAGTACAATGCAAAAAAGAGAAGTGGCGTACCTACCGGAAACGAAAAAGCAGTGGAGGCTTAA
- the accD gene encoding acetyl-CoA carboxylase, carboxyltransferase subunit beta: MSESEQKNTNAGSSEESKSEHKSRWFMRLRKGIQTSTSEKKEVPEGLWTKCPECNYICTTAELEENLFVCPKCNYHHRIGSKEYFEILFDDKKFTEHFDNIRSKDFLGFTDLKSYAKRLDEIYSKSDLKDSIRVASGKVNGQELIVACMDFSFIGGSLGSVMGEKISRAIDYAIKHKMAFMVISKSGGARMMESAFSLMQMAKTSAKLTQLSDAKLPYISLMTDPTFGGVSASFAMLGDLNIAEPGALIGFAGPRIIKETMRKELPKGFQRSEFLLDHGFLDFIVDRKTLKEKLATVIHLFKN; the protein is encoded by the coding sequence ATGAGCGAATCAGAACAGAAAAATACAAATGCCGGCTCGTCAGAAGAGTCGAAAAGCGAACATAAAAGCCGATGGTTTATGCGGTTGAGAAAAGGCATTCAAACTTCTACTTCGGAAAAAAAAGAAGTTCCCGAAGGCTTATGGACAAAATGCCCCGAATGCAATTATATATGTACAACTGCGGAACTGGAAGAAAATTTGTTTGTTTGCCCGAAATGCAATTATCACCATCGCATTGGCAGTAAAGAATATTTTGAAATTTTGTTCGACGATAAAAAGTTTACGGAACATTTTGACAACATTCGCAGCAAAGATTTCCTCGGCTTTACCGATTTAAAATCTTATGCCAAACGATTGGATGAAATTTATTCCAAATCCGACCTGAAAGATTCTATTCGTGTAGCTTCCGGCAAGGTCAATGGGCAAGAGTTGATAGTTGCCTGCATGGATTTTAGCTTTATCGGCGGTTCGCTCGGCAGCGTGATGGGCGAAAAAATAAGCCGTGCCATAGATTATGCCATCAAGCACAAAATGGCGTTTATGGTTATCAGCAAAAGCGGCGGCGCACGCATGATGGAGAGCGCTTTCAGCCTGATGCAAATGGCAAAAACCAGCGCCAAACTCACACAACTGAGCGATGCGAAGTTGCCGTACATATCTTTAATGACCGACCCGACTTTCGGCGGCGTATCTGCAAGTTTTGCCATGCTCGGCGATTTGAACATTGCTGAACCGGGCGCACTCATCGGCTTTGCTGGTCCGCGCATCATCAAGGAGACCATGCGCAAAGAATTACCGAAAGGCTTTCAGCGCAGCGAGTTTTTGTTAGACCACGGTTTCCTCGATTTTATTGTCGATAGAAAAACTTTGAAAGAAAAATTAGCAACAGTTATTCATCTTTTTAAAAATTAA